A region from the Sutcliffiella horikoshii genome encodes:
- a CDS encoding MBL fold metallo-hydrolase — MKKIIILLLLSILLQPLNASESSTLTPLSINQTDAASFLYEIEKPKDSNIVSLPLLVHFIDVGQGDAILLQTPNGSNVLVDTGPKDSSKKLLAYLKKVNVSSIDLLVITHPDFDHIGGIPFLLEKLPVKKILDSGKAHTTLTFIQYKQYVWNNIVPVQYAKEKMKLDIDPKLKIKVLNSGSEEKETNNASIVLHITYGEMKFLLMGDTEEQEEKRMSRKYNLESTILKVAHHGSNSSSTASFLKDVQPKIAVISAGKDNDFHHPHLPVLNRLIESGADIYNTAESGSIVFSTDGKLLFVNNRPWLYASQQKQETKKSVVITGLDVKEEMVTLENKSAETVDMSYWKLVSKKGYQTFDFPENYKLQPGESIYIASGAHKQHFKKYIHWLSDHLWNNNGDKAQLYDDQGDLVDEYEASAKDE, encoded by the coding sequence ATGAAAAAAATCATCATACTGCTGCTTCTCTCCATTCTTCTTCAGCCTCTGAATGCTTCTGAGTCAAGTACTCTGACACCACTGTCCATTAATCAAACGGATGCGGCCTCCTTTCTTTATGAAATAGAAAAGCCAAAAGACAGCAACATCGTTTCCCTGCCTTTACTTGTTCATTTTATTGATGTGGGACAAGGGGACGCAATCCTCTTGCAAACCCCCAATGGTTCCAACGTACTTGTAGATACCGGACCAAAAGATTCGTCCAAAAAGCTGCTTGCTTATTTAAAGAAGGTAAACGTGTCATCCATAGATTTATTGGTCATCACTCACCCCGATTTTGATCATATTGGTGGAATTCCATTCTTACTGGAAAAGTTACCTGTAAAGAAAATATTAGACAGCGGCAAGGCCCATACAACCTTAACATTTATTCAATACAAACAATACGTATGGAACAATATCGTCCCTGTTCAATATGCAAAAGAAAAAATGAAGTTGGACATTGATCCGAAGTTGAAAATCAAGGTGTTAAACAGCGGTTCCGAAGAAAAAGAAACAAACAATGCATCTATTGTCCTCCATATTACATATGGTGAAATGAAATTTCTATTAATGGGTGATACAGAAGAACAAGAAGAAAAGAGAATGAGCAGGAAATATAACCTGGAATCGACCATCTTGAAAGTCGCGCATCATGGTTCGAACAGTTCCTCCACCGCTTCGTTTTTAAAGGATGTTCAGCCTAAAATCGCAGTAATATCCGCCGGGAAAGATAATGACTTCCATCACCCGCATTTGCCTGTTTTAAACAGATTGATTGAGAGCGGTGCAGATATTTATAATACTGCGGAGTCCGGGAGCATTGTTTTTTCAACAGATGGGAAGCTGTTATTTGTCAACAATCGTCCCTGGCTTTATGCTAGTCAGCAAAAGCAGGAAACGAAGAAGTCGGTTGTCATCACTGGTTTGGATGTAAAAGAAGAAATGGTGACATTAGAAAATAAAAGCGCTGAAACAGTTGATATGTCCTATTGGAAGCTGGTAAGTAAAAAAGGATATCAAACATTTGATTTCCCTGAAAATTATAAGCTCCAACCAGGCGAATCTATTTACATTGCTTCAGGCGCACATAAGCAACATTTCAAAAAATATATCCATTGGCTCAGTGATCATTTATGGAATAATAATGGAGATAAAGCCCAGCTTTATGACGATCAAGGAGATTTAGTGGATGAATATGAAGCAAGTGCGAAGGACGAATAG
- the panF gene encoding sodium/pantothenate symporter, translating to MNFQVIIPLLIFLIIIFLIGVFASKKLANSSSFVQDYFLGGRELGGLLLAMTMVATYGSASSFIGGPGIAYQTGLGWVLLAMIQVVTGYFVLTILGKKFAIMARKMKAITLIDFLKERYQSKWVVLLSASSIILFLFSAMAAQWIGGARLIESITGLSYTSALFIFAASVLVYVIIGGFRAVAITDGMQGIIMVVGTVVILAGTIIAGGGIPAIMSDLMAENPNLITPFGADGSLTPLYVSSFWILVGVGVVGLPQVAVRAMSYKNSKAMHAALIIGTIVVGFIMLGMHLAGVFGRAVLPGLDTPDTVMPLLALHVLPGWLAGIVLAAPMAAIMSTVDSLLLIVSSSIVKDVYLNYIRPDAPEKNIKRISIGVTAVVGVLVFFMAIDPPAFLITLNLFAFGGLEAAFIWPVVLGLYWKGGNAMGALASIFVGVLTYIGITVYYPDAFGMHSVVMPVMLSLLSYVLGSIVGRNRKRQEHQEIINKYLL from the coding sequence ATGAACTTTCAAGTGATCATTCCTTTGTTGATATTTCTCATTATTATTTTTCTTATTGGAGTTTTTGCCTCCAAAAAATTAGCTAACTCATCTTCATTTGTACAGGATTATTTCCTTGGAGGAAGAGAGCTTGGAGGACTATTGCTGGCAATGACAATGGTCGCGACGTATGGAAGTGCGTCAAGCTTCATTGGCGGACCGGGAATTGCTTACCAGACAGGACTTGGTTGGGTGCTTCTGGCCATGATACAAGTGGTGACAGGGTATTTTGTTTTAACGATTTTAGGGAAGAAATTCGCCATTATGGCACGAAAAATGAAAGCCATCACCCTGATTGATTTTTTAAAAGAAAGATATCAGAGTAAGTGGGTTGTATTATTATCTGCAAGCAGCATCATTCTTTTCCTTTTTTCCGCGATGGCAGCGCAATGGATAGGCGGGGCAAGGCTGATTGAGTCGATAACTGGTCTTTCTTATACTTCTGCATTATTTATATTTGCTGCTTCCGTATTGGTCTATGTGATCATCGGCGGATTCCGTGCGGTCGCCATAACAGATGGAATGCAGGGAATTATCATGGTAGTGGGGACCGTTGTTATATTAGCAGGAACCATCATTGCCGGAGGTGGCATTCCTGCAATTATGAGTGATTTAATGGCGGAAAATCCTAATCTCATCACCCCTTTTGGTGCTGATGGATCTTTGACGCCCTTATATGTTTCTTCTTTTTGGATCCTAGTGGGGGTAGGAGTGGTTGGCCTTCCTCAAGTAGCTGTCAGGGCTATGTCGTATAAAAACTCAAAAGCTATGCATGCAGCGTTGATTATCGGTACCATCGTCGTTGGTTTCATCATGCTAGGCATGCACTTGGCGGGTGTATTCGGAAGAGCGGTATTACCTGGCTTAGATACACCAGATACAGTCATGCCACTATTGGCCTTGCATGTTTTGCCAGGTTGGTTGGCAGGGATTGTCTTGGCAGCACCGATGGCTGCCATTATGTCCACGGTTGACTCCCTTTTGCTAATCGTGAGTTCCTCCATTGTAAAAGACGTTTATTTAAATTATATTCGTCCTGACGCACCGGAAAAGAATATCAAAAGGATAAGCATTGGAGTAACAGCAGTAGTCGGTGTACTTGTGTTTTTTATGGCCATTGACCCGCCAGCATTCCTTATTACCTTAAACCTATTTGCCTTTGGTGGATTGGAAGCGGCCTTTATCTGGCCGGTTGTTTTGGGTCTTTATTGGAAAGGTGGCAATGCAATGGGGGCTTTAGCTTCCATTTTTGTAGGGGTACTTACCTATATAGGAATAACGGTATATTATCCTGATGCATTTGGAATGCATAGTGTCGTAATGCCAGTGATGCTTTCTCTCCTATCATATGTTTTAGGTAGCATTGTAGGCAGAAATCGAAAGAGGCAGGAACACCAAGAAATAATAAACAAGTATTTACTTTAA
- the treP gene encoding PTS system trehalose-specific EIIBC component, whose product MDIRKQTEEIVQALGGKENVSAATHCVTRLRLALHDESKVDQKALESIDVVKGSFSTNGQFQVVIGQGTVNKVYKEFVDITGVGEASKDEVKKAAESNLNPLQRAIKTLADIFIPILPAIVTAGLLMGINNLLTGPGIFYDEQSVIDVHTEWADIASIINLIANTAFVFLPGLIGWSAAKRFGGSELLGIVLGLMLVHPDLLNAWGYAEAQEDGAVETWKFFGLEIEKVGYQGQVLPVLVAAFVLAKVEQFLSKRISDAFHMLIVPPITLLLTGFVTFVAIGPVTFAIGNFLTNGFVGIFDAVPALGGLIYGGLYAPLVITGMHHTFLAVDFQLIATIGGTFLWPMVALSNIAQGSAAFAMMLATKDEKLKGLALTSSISAWLGITEPAMFGVNLRFRYPFFAAMIGSAIAGIIITIAGVKAPSIGVGGIPAFFSIMAEYWPIFFLGMGIVLVVPFVITFLIAKVKMRKEA is encoded by the coding sequence ATGGACATAAGAAAACAGACGGAAGAAATTGTCCAAGCCTTAGGGGGAAAAGAAAACGTCAGCGCAGCCACACATTGTGTGACTCGTCTCCGTTTGGCTTTGCATGATGAAAGTAAGGTAGACCAAAAAGCGTTAGAAAGCATTGATGTGGTGAAGGGTTCTTTCTCCACTAATGGTCAATTCCAAGTTGTAATCGGACAAGGAACTGTTAATAAGGTTTACAAAGAGTTTGTTGATATTACCGGTGTAGGAGAAGCCTCAAAAGATGAAGTGAAAAAGGCTGCCGAATCCAATTTGAATCCACTGCAGCGTGCGATAAAAACATTAGCGGATATTTTTATTCCGATACTGCCAGCCATTGTTACAGCAGGTCTATTAATGGGGATAAACAATTTGTTAACAGGGCCGGGTATCTTTTACGATGAGCAATCTGTTATTGATGTTCATACTGAATGGGCAGATATTGCAAGTATCATTAACCTGATAGCCAATACAGCCTTTGTCTTTTTACCGGGTCTTATTGGTTGGTCCGCAGCGAAACGCTTTGGCGGTAGTGAACTGTTAGGGATTGTGCTTGGACTTATGCTTGTTCATCCAGATTTACTTAATGCATGGGGATATGCAGAAGCACAAGAAGACGGAGCGGTTGAAACTTGGAAATTCTTCGGTTTAGAGATTGAAAAGGTAGGTTATCAAGGACAAGTATTACCTGTTCTTGTTGCGGCATTTGTACTGGCTAAAGTGGAGCAATTTTTATCCAAACGTATAAGTGATGCGTTTCATATGCTTATCGTCCCGCCAATCACTTTATTATTGACAGGATTTGTAACGTTTGTAGCAATCGGACCTGTTACATTCGCTATTGGTAATTTCCTGACGAACGGATTTGTAGGAATTTTCGATGCTGTTCCTGCACTTGGCGGACTTATTTATGGTGGTCTGTATGCACCGTTAGTAATTACAGGGATGCATCATACTTTCCTTGCAGTAGATTTTCAGCTTATTGCGACAATTGGTGGAACATTCTTATGGCCGATGGTTGCCCTGTCTAACATCGCACAAGGGTCAGCTGCATTTGCCATGATGCTTGCGACGAAAGATGAGAAGTTGAAAGGTTTGGCATTAACATCTTCCATTTCAGCTTGGTTGGGGATTACAGAACCAGCAATGTTTGGTGTTAACTTACGTTTTCGCTATCCATTCTTTGCAGCAATGATTGGATCTGCCATTGCAGGAATTATCATAACCATTGCTGGTGTTAAGGCTCCGTCTATCGGGGTGGGTGGAATACCTGCATTCTTCTCCATTATGGCGGAATACTGGCCGATTTTCTTCCTTGGAATGGGGATTGTACTTGTCGTACCATTTGTCATTACTTTCTTAATAGCAAAAGTGAAAATGAGAAAAGAAGCGTAA
- a CDS encoding CBO0543 family protein — MEIVNYNYLYNWIVLSSIADPRWWLLFASIFWPWLLWWWVVEKSRMFEILAFGLFWAAMATWLDLLGTEYGKWSYPIKLNNDIQTLLPADTAVIPVMYMLLYQYTSTWKSFVIGSVISAALLSFIFEPLFLMLDMLDLKEWSHTKSFFSFLFLAIATRTLFFFIKKKQATF; from the coding sequence ATGGAGATTGTCAATTATAACTACCTATACAACTGGATAGTTCTAAGCTCAATTGCCGATCCCCGCTGGTGGCTGCTATTTGCATCCATATTTTGGCCTTGGTTGTTATGGTGGTGGGTAGTAGAAAAATCCAGGATGTTCGAGATTCTGGCCTTTGGTCTCTTTTGGGCTGCAATGGCAACCTGGCTTGATTTACTGGGGACAGAATATGGGAAGTGGAGCTACCCCATTAAATTAAACAATGACATTCAAACGCTGCTTCCAGCAGATACAGCGGTTATTCCTGTCATGTATATGCTCCTTTATCAGTATACGTCTACTTGGAAATCATTTGTCATAGGCAGTGTAATATCTGCAGCGCTACTATCATTTATATTTGAACCACTTTTTCTGATGCTTGATATGCTGGATTTGAAAGAATGGTCCCACACGAAATCATTTTTCTCTTTTCTCTTTTTGGCAATTGCCACGAGAACTCTCTTCTTTTTTATAAAAAAGAAGCAGGCTACTTTTTAG
- a CDS encoding PTS sugar transporter subunit IIA translates to MFKKLFGMKETTQTPTEETVLAPLSGRVAELSEVPDPTFSQKMMGDGLAIVPTEGEVVSPVDGEIVQFFHTKHAIGIRSLSGAEILIHVGLETVSMNGEGFEGHVKEGDKVKAGDKLITFNIDLIKEKAADIITPIVITNGENVESLDKKSMADAVKGQTELFQLKMKN, encoded by the coding sequence ATGTTCAAAAAACTTTTCGGAATGAAAGAAACCACCCAAACACCTACGGAGGAAACCGTCCTTGCACCTTTAAGCGGAAGAGTGGCAGAGCTGAGCGAGGTTCCAGATCCGACATTTTCACAGAAAATGATGGGAGATGGGTTGGCAATCGTTCCAACTGAAGGGGAAGTCGTTTCACCTGTTGATGGAGAAATCGTGCAGTTCTTCCATACAAAACATGCAATTGGCATTCGTTCACTCTCAGGAGCGGAAATACTTATCCATGTCGGACTTGAGACGGTGTCCATGAACGGGGAAGGCTTTGAAGGACATGTAAAAGAAGGCGATAAAGTAAAAGCTGGAGACAAATTGATTACTTTTAATATCGATCTTATCAAAGAGAAGGCAGCTGATATTATCACTCCAATCGTTATTACAAATGGGGAAAATGTCGAAAGCCTCGATAAGAAATCCATGGCTGATGCTGTAAAAGGCCAAACGGAATTGTTTCAGCTTAAAATGAAAAATTAA
- a CDS encoding YhdT family protein, whose product MHENFNKGKGDWRYPIAHKEAWIGIALVMFHFAWWYGFAYGFGSKPVESYTYILGFPAWFFYSCILGFIIIIILVILVVRFLFKDLPLESDEEGDRP is encoded by the coding sequence ATGCACGAAAATTTTAACAAAGGAAAAGGAGACTGGCGCTATCCCATTGCACATAAAGAAGCATGGATTGGGATTGCGCTTGTTATGTTCCATTTTGCTTGGTGGTACGGTTTTGCTTATGGCTTTGGATCAAAGCCGGTCGAATCATATACATATATTTTAGGTTTTCCCGCATGGTTTTTTTATAGTTGTATACTGGGCTTTATCATCATCATTATACTCGTCATTCTAGTTGTTCGATTCTTGTTTAAAGATCTTCCTTTAGAATCAGATGAAGAAGGAGATCGCCCATGA
- a CDS encoding alpha/beta hydrolase family protein, whose protein sequence is MMNKLKQLYDNSREKASSFMRESKRHLVISLLFYISVFVIVLSYFFFTGAGKWFDMLLIVGTGALALVLGLGITLLLLKVLEGLPKFLVAVIVACIVVIYSVGAFMGPFFRLMGFTILVLAIFLGITVFLYRNKKKVLFLFFGFITVGLHIAAVYLAVTDGKEGPWSLEVDGNKPAISNPADNGNSKVQYFTYGSGKDERREEYRDVKFESPTVNMSSFVAQPKGLNKWYREWFWGFNLYNAPLNGRVWMPEEEAEGGYPLVLIVHGNHNMADFSDGGYAYLGEMLASKGYVVASVDQNFINSGKTGHIGWDNAGRAWLLLKHLELWQSWNEDKTHALFNKVDMDNIALIGHSRGGEAVSIAKLFNDLDRFPNNAKVSLNFDFSIKSLVGLSPGDGRFKPGDQSVNLQDVNYLTLQGGNDTDHTNYLGMRQFQRVSFSDSFDGFKSSIYINGANHAQFNSDWEVDQPSPYWWFMNRKEIMDPEMQREITKLYVSAFLDATLKGKREYRDVFNDKEIASSWIPTDPLRVRYEDRDFQSIASFEEDADVTQTTQEGGRLQGYNLRVWKEINLLQRNKEQQNNQVVKLGWTNKNSRYTITLPEGTAKNFSEETVLRFDAVQAHPTRYDFYSIEPPEGYEDKAIPISVSVKAKGIADFDGRVRKTIYIEPTYTTTLYRFDWWNERYGNQYEHMLQTYGIPLKYLKEDFPDIDYTQIEEVTFEFNQTDSGLIFLDNIGFNN, encoded by the coding sequence ATGATGAACAAGCTAAAACAGCTTTATGATAATAGTAGAGAAAAAGCGAGTAGCTTTATGAGGGAAAGCAAAAGGCATCTTGTGATAAGTCTTCTCTTTTATATATCCGTTTTTGTTATCGTGTTAAGTTATTTCTTCTTTACGGGTGCAGGAAAGTGGTTTGATATGCTTTTGATTGTTGGAACTGGTGCATTGGCTTTAGTTTTAGGGCTAGGTATTACGTTGCTCCTCTTGAAAGTATTAGAGGGATTACCAAAGTTTCTGGTGGCTGTCATCGTTGCTTGTATCGTTGTAATATATAGTGTTGGCGCATTTATGGGTCCATTTTTCCGATTAATGGGTTTTACCATCCTCGTGCTGGCTATATTTTTAGGAATTACCGTTTTTCTATATCGTAACAAGAAAAAAGTACTTTTTCTCTTTTTTGGTTTCATTACGGTTGGCTTGCACATAGCAGCTGTCTATCTAGCTGTTACAGATGGCAAAGAAGGCCCTTGGTCACTTGAAGTAGACGGTAACAAGCCGGCAATATCAAATCCGGCTGACAATGGAAACTCCAAAGTTCAATATTTTACATATGGAAGTGGCAAGGATGAGCGCAGGGAAGAATATAGAGATGTAAAATTTGAATCCCCTACTGTCAATATGTCGTCGTTTGTTGCCCAGCCTAAAGGGTTGAATAAATGGTATCGAGAATGGTTTTGGGGCTTTAATTTATACAATGCCCCGTTGAATGGTCGAGTTTGGATGCCTGAAGAAGAAGCGGAAGGAGGGTATCCTCTCGTATTAATCGTACATGGCAATCATAATATGGCCGATTTTTCGGATGGTGGATATGCATATCTTGGTGAGATGCTTGCAAGTAAAGGGTATGTCGTTGCGTCTGTGGACCAGAACTTCATTAACTCCGGTAAAACAGGTCATATCGGTTGGGATAACGCCGGGAGGGCATGGTTGTTGCTAAAACATTTGGAGTTGTGGCAGTCATGGAACGAAGACAAAACACATGCGCTGTTCAATAAAGTGGACATGGATAATATTGCTCTCATCGGACATTCAAGGGGGGGAGAAGCTGTCAGCATTGCTAAGCTATTCAATGACCTTGACCGGTTTCCAAATAACGCAAAAGTAAGTTTGAACTTTGATTTTTCAATAAAGTCATTGGTGGGGTTATCGCCTGGTGATGGTCGATTTAAACCGGGAGATCAGTCAGTAAATCTCCAAGACGTTAACTACCTTACCCTTCAAGGTGGGAATGATACCGACCATACGAATTACCTTGGTATGAGACAATTTCAGCGTGTTTCTTTTTCAGATAGTTTTGACGGGTTCAAAAGCAGTATTTATATCAATGGCGCCAACCATGCCCAATTCAATTCTGATTGGGAAGTGGATCAGCCGAGCCCATATTGGTGGTTTATGAATCGGAAAGAAATAATGGATCCGGAAATGCAAAGAGAAATCACCAAGCTGTATGTTTCTGCCTTTCTAGACGCCACTTTAAAAGGGAAACGTGAATACCGCGACGTTTTTAATGATAAGGAAATTGCTTCGTCGTGGATTCCAACAGATCCGCTAAGAGTGCGCTATGAGGATCGAGATTTTCAATCTATCGCTTCATTTGAGGAAGATGCGGATGTAACCCAAACTACCCAGGAAGGCGGCCGATTACAAGGATATAACCTCCGTGTCTGGAAAGAAATTAATTTACTTCAAAGAAATAAAGAACAGCAAAATAATCAGGTAGTAAAATTGGGTTGGACGAATAAAAATAGTCGATATACCATTACATTGCCTGAAGGTACTGCCAAAAACTTCTCAGAAGAAACTGTATTGAGGTTTGATGCAGTCCAGGCCCATCCAACAAGGTATGATTTTTATTCTATCGAACCACCTGAAGGGTATGAAGATAAAGCAATTCCAATATCAGTGAGTGTTAAAGCAAAGGGGATAGCGGATTTTGATGGCAGAGTAAGAAAAACCATTTACATCGAACCTACTTATACGACAACATTATACCGTTTTGATTGGTGGAACGAGCGTTACGGCAATCAATATGAACATATGCTTCAAACATACGGTATACCTTTGAAGTATTTAAAAGAGGACTTTCCTGACATAGATTATACTCAGATAGAAGAGGTTACCTTTGAATTCAACCAGACCGATAGCGGTTTGATTTTCTTAGATAACATCGGCTTTAACAACTAA
- a CDS encoding glycoside hydrolase family 13 protein has translation MKHSWWKESVVYQIYPRSFMDSNGDGIGDIQGIIMKLDYLKELGIDTIWLSPVYESPNDDNGYDISNYMEIMDEFGSMEDWEELLQQIHMRDMKLIMDLVVNHTSDEHEWFVQAKTSRENPYRDYYIWRDPKEDGKEPNNWASNFGGSAWEYNEETKDYYLHLFSKKQPDLNWENEKLREEVYQMMKWWLDKGVDGFRMDVINFISKIDNLPDGEIKPGKKYASGSKFYRNGPKIHDYLKEMNEKVLSQYDVMTVGEMPGVTPDQAKDYTGEERNELNMVFQFEHMGLDNGMNGKWDLQELDLLDLKQSLSRWQYALAESGWNSLYFNNHDQPRSVSRFGNDGKYRVESAKMLATLLHMMKGTPYVYQGEEIGMTNVRFDSIESYKDIETLQAYSDLKEQGWSEQKVMESLFQKSRDNARTPMQWSDEEHGGFSTGEPWLAINPNYKSINVEAERNNEHSIFQYYKRLIQLRKQNDLIIYGDYQLILEHDPEIFSYVRSYQDKKLLVICNFYDKEPTFKLPKDINFMTKQLLLSNYTVEEQSNIAEFTLQPYEARVYLLN, from the coding sequence ATGAAGCATTCTTGGTGGAAGGAAAGTGTCGTATATCAAATTTATCCTCGTAGTTTTATGGATTCCAACGGCGATGGGATTGGTGATATTCAAGGGATTATTATGAAGCTGGATTATCTAAAGGAACTTGGTATCGATACCATATGGCTATCACCAGTATACGAATCGCCAAATGATGATAATGGGTACGACATTAGTAACTATATGGAAATAATGGATGAGTTCGGATCAATGGAAGATTGGGAAGAGCTGTTACAGCAGATACATATGAGAGATATGAAATTGATCATGGACCTTGTGGTCAATCATACTTCTGATGAGCACGAGTGGTTTGTGCAGGCGAAAACATCCAGGGAAAATCCATATAGGGACTATTATATTTGGAGGGACCCAAAAGAAGACGGCAAGGAGCCGAACAACTGGGCATCCAATTTTGGAGGATCTGCTTGGGAATACAATGAAGAAACAAAAGATTATTACTTGCACTTATTCTCCAAAAAGCAGCCAGACCTAAACTGGGAAAACGAAAAGCTGCGTGAAGAAGTATATCAAATGATGAAATGGTGGTTGGATAAAGGTGTTGACGGTTTTAGGATGGATGTCATCAACTTCATTTCTAAAATCGATAATTTGCCTGACGGAGAAATTAAGCCTGGGAAAAAATATGCTTCGGGAAGCAAGTTCTACCGTAACGGACCAAAGATCCATGATTACTTGAAAGAAATGAATGAGAAGGTATTATCGCAATATGATGTCATGACAGTAGGAGAGATGCCTGGGGTTACTCCTGATCAAGCAAAGGACTATACAGGTGAAGAGAGAAATGAACTGAACATGGTTTTCCAATTTGAACATATGGGATTGGATAATGGAATGAATGGTAAATGGGACTTGCAGGAACTGGATTTACTTGATCTCAAACAAAGTTTATCGAGGTGGCAGTATGCTCTAGCAGAAAGTGGCTGGAACAGTCTCTATTTTAACAACCATGATCAACCAAGGTCCGTCTCTAGATTCGGAAACGACGGAAAATACCGAGTGGAATCCGCTAAAATGCTGGCTACGCTTCTTCATATGATGAAAGGTACTCCATATGTTTACCAGGGAGAAGAAATAGGAATGACAAATGTTCGGTTTGATTCTATTGAATCCTACAAAGATATTGAAACACTTCAAGCTTATTCCGACTTAAAAGAGCAGGGGTGGAGTGAGCAGAAAGTAATGGAAAGCCTCTTCCAGAAAAGCAGGGACAATGCCAGAACTCCAATGCAGTGGAGCGATGAGGAGCACGGTGGTTTTTCTACAGGGGAACCTTGGCTGGCCATAAACCCGAATTACAAATCTATCAACGTAGAAGCGGAAAGAAATAATGAACATTCTATTTTTCAATATTACAAACGATTGATTCAATTGAGAAAACAGAATGACCTGATCATTTATGGGGATTATCAATTGATCCTTGAACATGATCCGGAGATTTTCTCCTATGTTAGAAGCTATCAAGACAAAAAGCTGCTTGTGATTTGTAACTTTTATGACAAGGAGCCTACATTCAAACTACCTAAAGATATTAATTTTATGACTAAACAACTATTATTAAGCAACTATACGGTAGAAGAACAAAGTAATATTGCTGAGTTTACCTTGCAGCCATATGAAGCACGAGTATATTTATTGAATTAA